TTTCCTCATTTCTGGGCGATAGCGTGGGTTCTCGACGACGACTATAAGAAAGCAGGGTTCAGGCTCTTACCCACGACGAAAAGAGACAGGGTGAGTGCATGGTTCACGGTATTTTCTACCGTCGTCCTTATTCCGGTAAGCCTTCTTCCAACCATTTTAGGCTTCGGGGGTTATACTATTGCCATTGCCTCGGTAATCCTGGGATTACTGTTTTGCTGGTATAGCATAAGCCTTTTAACCAAGCTGGATGTTGCCTCGGCAAGAAAAGTAATGTTTTGTTCATTTATTTATCTCCCGGTTGTTCAGTTAATAATGTTATTCGATTTTATTTGATAATTATGGTATCAACGACACAAGTGCCAATGGAGCAGGATAAGTTGAATTTAAGGCCAAAGAAGTTTTTGATGTGGTTGTTTGTAATTACCACATTTATGCTTTTTGCTGCTCTTACAAGTGGTTTTATCGTATATACTGCAGGCTCTCCGGCAAGGGGCATAAAAATGGTTCTTCCTGACATTTTTTTATATAGTACTTCTGTGATTCTATTAAGCAGTGTTACAATGTATTTGGCTTACAGAGCCGGCAAGACATTGCGTTTCGGTAAGCAAACACTGTTTCTGGTACTCACAATTTTATTAGGGGTATTATTCTGCATTCTGCAGATCAGATCCTGGCAGACATTTATTAACCAGGGTGTTTATTTTATAAATCCGAATGCTTCACAGTCCTTTCTTTATGTGTTTACAGGAGCACATCTACTGCATATTTTTGCGGGACTCTTAATGCTTATACATGCTTTAAGAGGAAGGCTGAGGAATATCCCCCAGGTTAAGAATTTATTTAATCTTGAGCTGACATCAATCTTCTGGCATTTTTTGGGCCTGCTGTGGCTCTATTTATACGTTTTTTTACTTTTGAATCAATAAATCAAAATGAGTACTACTGTTTCACAATTAGACGAGATTAAAACAGGTGCCTGGAGCGGCGGAAAATCGCCTGTAGATGCAGAATACGGAAAGCTGATGATGTGGTTTTTCCTGCTTTCTGATGCATTTACATTTTCAGCCTTACTAATTTATTATGGAGCACAGCGTTTTAGTAAACTTAGCTGGCCTGATCCGGATGAAGTTTTTCAGTCTATACCCGGAGTAGCTGATTCTGGCTATCCCCTTGTGTTTGTTGGTATAATGACTTTTATCCTGATTATGAGTTCTGTGACGATGGTTCTTGCTGTAGAGGCAGGGCACCGTGGCGCAAAAAAAGAGGTTGTGAACTGGATGATCCTGACGATATTGGGCGGGTTGATCTTCCTTGGCTGTCAGGCCGGTGAATGGTCGCATCTTCATCATGAAGGTTACTGGTGGGGAAGTATTCCTGAACATTATAAAGGAGTCGACGTTGTTGGCGCCACCCAATTTGCCAACCTGTTCTTTACCATCACAGGATTTCACGGCTTTCACGTGTTTAGCGGTGTCGTTATAAATATCATTATCTTACTTATGACAATAGGGAACGTTTTCGAGAAGAGAGGTACTTATTTAACAGTTGAGAAAGTTGGTTTATACTGGCACTTTGTGGACCTTGTGTGGGTCTTCGTATTTACGTTTTTCTATTTGGTTTAATTATTTAGCAGGGTTTAAAATGGCAACAGAACAACATACAAACGAACATGCGAGCATGTCAAAGAAGAAGATCTGGCAGGTGTTTTTTTACTTGCTTGGAATAACGGCACTTGAATTTTTCATTGCGCTCGTGCTCGTTAAGAATGAATATATACCACATGGATTTGCCAACTTTATTTATATTGTTCTAACTTTACTTAAGGCATATTATATAGTAGCTTATTTTATGCATTTGAAGTTTGAGAACATGACGCTTATAACAAGTATTGTGGTGTCGCTCATATTCATTGTGTATCTCATTGTGCTTCTATTAACTGAAGGATCATATTTGAACGTTCATATGAACTAATGAACAACCAGTCTTTAAAGAAAATATTAATCCTGGCAACCATACTTGCGGTGCCAGGATTTTTATATTATTTGCTACAGGAAAAAGGGAAGAACAGGTATCGTCCTCTCAGCATCTTTGGCCCTAAAGAGGTGGCCTCTACTTTTCATACGCGGCGCGGCCAACGCATTCCGGATACCATATATCATGTTATCAGTGATTTTAAGCTTACAGATCAATCAGGCAATGTAGTTTTGTTCCCTCCCGATAGCAATCATATTTCCGTTTTCAATTTCTTTTATACAAGGTGCGCCGACTGCAAGCAGATGAACAGAAGTATGGGTAAGATTGTGGAGCAGTATGAGCATAACAAAATGCTGCAATTTTATTCCATAAGTATTGATCCGGAAAATGATAGCCCCGCGGTTCTTAAAAGTTATTCTGCAGTGTTTAACATCAGGGCTGATAAATGGAGGTTTCTGACAGGTGACAGCAGCCTTATTTTCAAGCTTGCAAAGAACGACTTTCGGGTAAACGCGATGCCTGATAAAGAGAATCCCGGGAATATCATACATAGCAGGATGTTGATTCTGGTTGATCCTCAGAAACGGATAAGAGGATATTATGATTCTTCCAGTAAAGAGCAAATTGATAAATTAGCAGATGAAATTAAAGTTCTTATAGCTGAAGGGTTACGACAGGTAACGGGCCTTTAATCTATATTACAAACTTCACAGAATGAATGATAAAGTTATTTTTAGGATAATTACAGCAATATCCATTTTTGTTTTTGCTGTTGTTCTTATCCTTCAGAGCAGGGTAATCAGCCTGTTCCCGCCCGGTTCAGAGATCCCTTCGTGGGTGTTCTTTCTTCCCCGCCTCAATGCTATTATAAATGCTACCTGCAGTATTCTTCTGGTAGCTTCCCTGATCCAGATCAGGAGCAGGAATATCAAAACGCACAAGATTCTGAACATCATTACCTTTGTTCTCTCGTCTTTGTTCCTTGTTTCGTATATCATCTTTCACGCTACAGGTATTCAAACCACATATGGCGGAGCGGGAGCAGTGCGATATATATATTATTTTATACTTATAACACATATTATACTTGCTGCAGTTGTTTTGCCGTTAGTACTATTGAGCTTTTACAGTGGACTGCGGATGAATGTAGCCCGCC
The window above is part of the Arcticibacter tournemirensis genome. Proteins encoded here:
- a CDS encoding cytochrome c oxidase subunit 3, producing the protein MWLFVITTFMLFAALTSGFIVYTAGSPARGIKMVLPDIFLYSTSVILLSSVTMYLAYRAGKTLRFGKQTLFLVLTILLGVLFCILQIRSWQTFINQGVYFINPNASQSFLYVFTGAHLLHIFAGLLMLIHALRGRLRNIPQVKNLFNLELTSIFWHFLGLLWLYLYVFLLLNQ
- a CDS encoding cytochrome c oxidase subunit 3; the protein is MSTTVSQLDEIKTGAWSGGKSPVDAEYGKLMMWFFLLSDAFTFSALLIYYGAQRFSKLSWPDPDEVFQSIPGVADSGYPLVFVGIMTFILIMSSVTMVLAVEAGHRGAKKEVVNWMILTILGGLIFLGCQAGEWSHLHHEGYWWGSIPEHYKGVDVVGATQFANLFFTITGFHGFHVFSGVVINIIILLMTIGNVFEKRGTYLTVEKVGLYWHFVDLVWVFVFTFFYLV
- a CDS encoding cytochrome C oxidase subunit IV family protein, translated to MATEQHTNEHASMSKKKIWQVFFYLLGITALEFFIALVLVKNEYIPHGFANFIYIVLTLLKAYYIVAYFMHLKFENMTLITSIVVSLIFIVYLIVLLLTEGSYLNVHMN
- a CDS encoding SCO family protein; the protein is MNNQSLKKILILATILAVPGFLYYLLQEKGKNRYRPLSIFGPKEVASTFHTRRGQRIPDTIYHVISDFKLTDQSGNVVLFPPDSNHISVFNFFYTRCADCKQMNRSMGKIVEQYEHNKMLQFYSISIDPENDSPAVLKSYSAVFNIRADKWRFLTGDSSLIFKLAKNDFRVNAMPDKENPGNIIHSRMLILVDPQKRIRGYYDSSSKEQIDKLADEIKVLIAEGLRQVTGL
- a CDS encoding DUF420 domain-containing protein; the protein is MNDKVIFRIITAISIFVFAVVLILQSRVISLFPPGSEIPSWVFFLPRLNAIINATCSILLVASLIQIRSRNIKTHKILNIITFVLSSLFLVSYIIFHATGIQTTYGGAGAVRYIYYFILITHIILAAVVLPLVLLSFYSGLRMNVARHRRLVRWSFPVWLYVTVTGVLVYLMISPYYTF